The Salvelinus namaycush isolate Seneca chromosome 5, SaNama_1.0, whole genome shotgun sequence genome segment CTGCACACTGTCCGCCGACAGAGGCTTCACGGTGAGTTCTAGAGCGTTGTGTGAGGCATGacctcctgcctctcctcccggTGGTAATGGCTTCACCAGGCCCGGCCGTATGGCTCTGAGGGTGAACAGAGAGCCCTGGGTGGGGGGAAAGGTGGTAGTACTAGTGACAGTGTCAAGTCCCagaccacctcctcctctaccccccaCACTGTTCACCCCTCCTGGGGGGCCTTCACACTGGTCCATGAGCCCAGAGAGGTCCCTGAGGGCCTGGCCTCGCACCGCCTCCGGCCCGTGGCAGGTCAGGCCCCGTACTATCACCGCCGCCCCGCGGCCATACAGCCAAGTGTGGAGCCAGCGCAGGTTGCAGCCACAGTACCAGGGGTTCCCCCGGAGCAGCAACAGCTCCAGGCCGTCCGTGTCCCTCAGCAGCCCCCGGGCCAGAGTGGTCAGGTTGTTCCCTGCAGGCATGGAAGTGGACACAAGTCACTCTACGTAAGGCACCTGATGTAGAATAATATGCTCATCTGCTGCTAATTTTATGAATAGTTCACTAAAGTTACTCTGCAATATACAGAGTATATGTCTAGACTCAGAGCAATGTCAGATCTTAACTAGAATCCTAAGCAAACTATTTTCATCTGATCTAATTAAGGTTGAATAGTGGGAACCGGGTTACCGAGATTTACCACCCAAACCCACTCCCTTTTCCCGATTTTATAAATAACTGCAAGAAACCGGTaaattcaaatgttatttttatgAACAGCATGACTTGAAATGGAAGTGTTAAATTATATGCAATATCTAAATCTGTCTTCTCTACGGGCCATGGCCTACTCTCTGCTATCTGCATGATCAATCATCAACTCTTAGGGTGGGTACAGACAGCGCATCTCAGTATGAagagttcacaatgcatgtatcatctcatcatggtaacttCTTTCCTTGTGGACGGTAGAaatacatttgctgcagcatagcaGTAATATAAGGACTGAATGCACATCCAATTTacacatctccatctggctttcgtAGGTTTccttattttatatatataatgTGCAGTAGCCTGTATCATAATTATGTATTGGATAACGGCACTATTATTTAGACTTTTTTGGCCTTGGGATAATAAAATGTCTAATGTGGGGCtgatcaggctcaggtagcatcaggctgGTTGGTTACCTGACAGGTCCAGCCGCTGTAGCCTCCTCATCCCGTCCAGGGTCCCCCGGGGCATGTGAATCAGTCCGTTGTCCTGCAGGTGCAGCCTCATCAGGTGTGTGCTGGGCAGGTTGATGGGCGGGGCCTGCAGGGCGTTGCGGACCAGCGACAGCTCCGTGAGGTTGGCCAGGCGGGAGAAGGTGTCGTCGGCGATGCGGGTGTTGGCCAGGAGATTCCCGTCCAGGACCAGGCGTCTCAGTGAGGCCAGGCCCCGGAAGGCGTGGGTGGGGATGGTGTTGATGCGGTTGTCGTCTAATCTCAGCTCCTCTAAAGAAGCCGGGAGGCCGGCTGGGATGCTGGACAGGTGGTTCCGGGAGAGGAAGAGTAACCTCAGCCGCGGCGTACCGGAGAAGGCCCGCTCCTGAATGCTCACTGTGGAGATGGAGTTGTCGTCCAGGTGTAGCCTCTCTAGCAACGGTAACCTGGCCAACGCCGTGCGCGGCAACGTCCgaatgttgttgtcctgcaggtGTAGTTCCCGTAGCGACGGCGGCAGGTGTATAGGAAACTCGTCTAGTTGGTTGGCGTAAAGGTAGACCACACGGATACTACTGCTGCGCTCTAACGACGCCGGCAGGCCGGAGTTGGCCAACCGGTTGCTCTGTAGGTAGAGAACGGTAGCTGTTAACGGTAGAGGAGGGATCATGCTCAGGATCCGGTCGTTACAGTAGACAAAGCCCTCGTCACACCGGCACACTGACGGGCACGGGAAGTCTTCCTCGCCTTCCTCCATGGCAACTGCTGCCGCCGCCAACTCCAGCATCTCGGCCAATAGAGTCAGGCACAGGAGGAGCAGAAAGAGCCAATCACGGAGCTCGGTCAGACTCTCGGCAGCCATAATCCCGCCCTCtgtgagtgggagagagacagagagttaatGAGTTTTGAGAGTCGTTGTACTTTAGGAAAGAGAAAGAATAAGAGTTACAGCTCATTTCTATCCGGATTTTGAAATTCTTGTGTTGTGTAAATGTGTTGTCTTCAAGTTTTAGTGATGTGATGTCTTCTGTTGGGTGTTTGAACAAAGAAAGTGTTTGAGTGTATGAATAGTCGCTGGGCCCAATAGAGTGGAGCTGTCCTGATAATATGGGTCCCTCCTACCAACCAGAAGCTGTCAGGATAATATGGGTCCCTCCTACCAACCAGAAGCTGTCCTGATAATATGGGTCCCTACTACCAACCAGAAGCTGTCAGGATAATATGGGTCCCTCCTACCAACCAGAAGCTGTCCTGATAATATGGGTCCCTCCTACCAACCAGAAGCTGTCCTGATAATATGGGTCCCTCCTACCAACCAGAAGCTGTCCTGATAATATGGGTCCCTCCTACCAACCAGAAGCTGTCAGGATAATATGGGTCCCTCCTACCAACCAGAAGCTGTCAGGATAATATGGGTCCCTCCTACCAACAAGAAGCTGTCAGGATAATATGGGTCCCTCCTACCAACCAGAAGCTGTCAGGATAATATGGGTCCCTCCTACCAACCAGAAGCTGTCAGGATAATATGGGTCCCTCCTACCAACAAGAAGCTGTCAGGATAATATGGGTCCCTCCTACCAACCAGAAGCTGTCAGGATAATATGGGTCCCTCCTACCAACCAGAAGCTGTCAGGATAATATGGGTCCCTCCTACCAACCAGAAGCTGTCAGGCTAATATGGGTCCCTCCTACCAACCAGAAGCTGTCAGGATAATATGGGTCCCTCCTACCAACCAGAAGAGGAAGGGACAttggagagggtgagagtgggCGAGGGACAGActtgttttattttgtttatttttatttaacctttatttaactaggcaagtcagttaagaacaaattcttatttacaatgacatggaGGGGAAGTGAAGTTTGTGAGAGGAACACCGAAAGATGGGATAAAGTTTAACGAGAAGAACTAGAGAGAGAAAATTAGTGAAAGGATTTTAGATGTTTTAATTCTCATGATGAGGGGGAAACATTAGAAGGGGAATTAGAATCAGATTAGCCTAGGTAATATTGGTGATGTTAATATTCTGGAAAACATATTTCTCCCCCTTGATAAATTTGAATAAACCAACAATTgattcatacagtgccttcagaaagtattcagaccccttgacttttttcacattttgttacgttacagccttattctaaaattgattaaattgtattttttcctcatcaatctacacacaataccccataatgataaagcaaaaacaggttttttgaaatttttgcaaatttattacaaataaaaaactgaaatcacaagtattcagaccctttacgcagtactttgttgaagcgcctttggcagcgattacaacatcgagtcttcttgggtataacatTACAAgattggcacatctgtatttggggagtttcttccattcttctctgcagatcctctcactctgtcaggttggatggggagtgttgctggacagctattttcaggtctctccagagatgtttgattgggttcaagtccggactctggcctggccactcaaggacattcagagacttgtcccaaagccactcctgcgttcttggctgtgtgcttagggtcaatgtcctgttggaagatgaaccttcgccccagtctgaggtcttgagcactctggagcaggttttcatcaaggatctctctgtactttgctctgttcatctttgcctcgatcctgactagtcttccagtcccagctactgaaaaacatccccacagcatgatgctgccaccaccatgcttcaccgtagggatggtgcaaggtttcttCCCGacaacgcttggcattcaggccaaagagattaatcttggtttaatcagaacagagaatcttgtttctcctgatctgagagtctttaggtgccttttggcaaattccaagcgggttgtcatgtgccttttactgaggaatggcttccttctggccactctaccataaaggcctgattggtggagtgctgcagagatgtttgtccttctggaaggttctcccatctccacagaggaactctggagctctgtcagagtgaccatcgggttcttggtcacctccctgacaaaggctcttctcccccgattgctcagtttgaccgggcagccagctctgggaagagtcttggtttctaacctcttccatttaagaatgatggtggctattgtgttcttggggaccttcaatgctgcagaaatgttttggtacccttccccagatctgtgcctcgacacaatcctgtctcggagctctacggacaattcctttaacctcatggtttggtttttgctctgacatgcactgtcaactgggggCCCTTCTAtattatatagacagttgtgtgcctttccaaatcatgtccaatcaattgaatttaccacaggtggactccaatcaagttgtagaaacatctcaaggatgatcaatggaaacaggatgcacctgagctcaattacgagtctcatagcaaagggtctgaatacttatgtaaataaggtatttctgttttttctctttgtcattatggggtattgtgtgtagatctctgaggaaaatgtttatttaatcaattttaaaataaggctgtaacgtaacaaaatgtggaaaaagtcaaggcgtctgaatactttccgaaggcactttaTGCATGTCTGTAGTTTGTTATACAAGTCGGAGAGGCAACGTAACTGGGATTTAGAAAAACCACAAACATTCACTCTCAACAAACTGAGATGtacagtattgtgtgtgtgtgtgtgtgtgtgtgtgtgtgtgtgtgtgtgtgtgtgtgtgtgtgtgtgtgtgtgtgcctacagtGGTTATTGTTCTCCAAATGTGGTATAAATTATTCAGTGAATAGCTTCTGAATCCCGAGAAATATTTAAGTGCATGTTTTACATGTccttttttaaaacatttatacATTCCTCGGTTTACATTTCTCTGCTTGTCTTTTGGTGTTGAATATTTGAGAGTGCCATCAATTTACAATTCAGAAAAACTAAAATGAATGTCAGTTGAGTTTTATAGCATACTGTTCATATGACAGAAAATAAAGAGATGACACGTTATtgtgtacagtgcagtatgtTCGAGGGGTTGCAGTTTAGGCGTGTTCTCCTGTCCTCTGAAATGCTTGACATGATTTGACAGAACATTTGACAAACAAATGCTCTGCAGGCAAGTTTTTCCACAAGTGTATGGGCCACTCAAGTGTGTGTTTTCACTCTCAGGACAACATACAAAATTGCCCCTCGGCTCCAGTCAAAATCCATGCAAAGCAAACAAGAGATGGCAACAATGAGAGGGAGTAGTAGAGCAAGGGACTGAaagagacagatggacagactgaGAGAAGGAGATGAGGCTCTGGCAGTGGGTTGTGAGATACTCAGAATTGAATGAATTGGTTTTAAAAGGAGAATCATTAATAATGATGTAATGCTGCTGTGTATCTGGTGATATCCTCATATGGACGTCAGGGCCTTGTGGAGGAGTTTTGGCAGGATGATGATAAAGATTGATAAAGTTATATCCGGATTCAAGACTGGATCTGGAGGTGTTTCAGTCTATGTATTTTTAGCACAAAACAGCCGGTTTCAAAGTACTGCAACAGCCAACGCTCACCCAACAGAGGGAGGAAGTCAAGGAGCATAAAAACATATTGGAGTCTCCACTATGAATAACAAATAGCATGTAGCTCTCTGTGACGCCCGCCTGCTCCCTTTCATAATCATACCTTTGGGATAAACCGGGGGGGGACTCAGCGCCAGACTCTCACATACACATTTCCTCTCAATGATTTAAAATGTTtcattcttcctcctcttttcccTAAGCCGTCTCTCTTCCTGAGCTCTCTACCtggcatttctctctctctccctttactcCATCTTTCAATATCAACTCTTCCTCACTCTTGGGTTTGTTTACTTAACTGGCCATGTAGTTATTTCTGccatacccccctctctcttcatctcgctctcccctctctctccatctctccctccccccctctctcatctctccctcccccctctctctcctttccctcccctctctcttttcatctctctcctctctccttggaTAATCTCTTTCATCTGTTCAGCTCCTCATCCTTTTGTTTATTCACTCACTCCATTCCTTCAGACTGAGATTGGCTCAATCAGACCCCACCCAGCTCACTCCTCCTccaatcctcctctcctccctagtGAGTCTGTTTTCCTTTCTGTCCTTTAATTTGGATTCTGTCCTTCCTACCTCACTATTTTCTCTGAGGCATCGCTCTAAGAATTTCAAAACAACTTCTGAAATGACACAAATGAGCTGTATATCTCAGTAGAATATAGAGAAATTATGACAGCTTATGTTTTAAGACATTACAGAGCAACTTTGTAAAAATATGTTGAACCTCAAATCTCTGAAGATGATGTTTGAGAAACCTGTTTAACTTACCCTCTCAGTGCTTCGTATCTCTTTGCCTTCTGTCTTTGTCTGTTCCACAGCTGAAggggctgtttgtgtgtgtgtgtgtgtgtgtgtgtgtgacaagtcagagtgtgtgtgtgtttccagttcACTCTGTCCGTAATAGTTGAGGTTCAGTCAGTCCCCTCCGAGGCACCGTACTTCCTGTGGCATTGGTGAGCGATGAAGATGGCGGTGACGATAATGATGTTTGTAGGCCGTAGGTCTCCTGGAAGCAGCATGGGAGAGGAGGACGGCACAGAGAGCAGCATGGCCTAGCTAGCCTAACAGCCTACAGCCTCCAACCCCATCCAGAGTAGCATCTGGCAGGAGAGTCAGTCTTCAAGGCCTCTCTGCTGGTGGGTTTATGTTGTCTTCATGTTGACTTCCATAGGTCCAGATGGTCATCCAGTCAGTCTGTGTCTGTATAGATTGAACCAGCTGGGGGGAATGGAGGACGATACACAGTTTAGAGGTTAGAGGAAATGACTCGAACAGAGTGGAGGTgaaggaggtggtggtgggatgagAGGTCACAGGAGTCTGGGCCACTTGTTATCCTTCACTTTGAGGATTAGAATGAATCATGTCTGGCTCTTAAGGCCTATAGTGACACTGCTCGCTTTCCACCCAGGCACTTTTTCTCTCCTCGAATTTGTAGGGATTAGCGGCTAAAGATGATATTCCTCCCGCCGTCTGTGGTACTTGCCCCAGAGACACTGCCCGACTAGCCTGACACTGCACCCCCTGtggggagaacagagagggcagtTAGCTAGGACTcctcactcatacacacacacaggctgtgtcccaaatggcaccctagggctctggtcaaaagcagtgcactatatagggaatagggtgccatttgggtcatAGCCATTCACTACTTTATCAATGAGTCAACTGTATACCAGCAGGGAAGGTTTCAGAAGAACCATTATAATTGTTTAGCTTAATACGAATGCTCAAGTCTAACCATGCTCAAGTTAATCTTCAAAGGACAGacactccagcttcagtgactaGACAGTTATGTGTGGCAAGGTGACGAGTCTAGGATTAAAGCACTGTTCTTCACTCCTGGTTATGAGGACCCACAGACTTTCATTCCGGGTGTGTACTAACACACCCGATGCAGTTATTCAACTTGACATCAAGACTTTTGATTTGTTGAATCAGTTGTGTTAGTGCTggtctggaacaaaagcctgcacacaccAAGGACCAGACTTGAAGAACACTAGATTGAGATGTCTAGAAAGGTAAAAGCGGAGTTTTtagtagtgtggtgtggtagtaATGTGTGGTG includes the following:
- the LOC120047935 gene encoding leucine-rich repeat transmembrane protein FLRT1-like; translated protein: MAAESLTELRDWLFLLLLCLTLLAEMLELAAAAVAMEEGEEDFPCPSVCRCDEGFVYCNDRILSMIPPLPLTATVLYLQSNRLANSGLPASLERSSSIRVVYLYANQLDEFPIHLPPSLRELHLQDNNIRTLPRTALARLPLLERLHLDDNSISTVSIQERAFSGTPRLRLLFLSRNHLSSIPAGLPASLEELRLDDNRINTIPTHAFRGLASLRRLVLDGNLLANTRIADDTFSRLANLTELSLVRNALQAPPINLPSTHLMRLHLQDNGLIHMPRGTLDGMRRLQRLDLSGNNLTTLARGLLRDTDGLELLLLRGNPWYCGCNLRWLHTWLYGRGAAVIVRGLTCHGPEAVRGQALRDLSGLMDQCEGPPGGVNSVGGRGGGGLGLDTVTSTTTFPPTQGSLFTLRAIRPGLVKPLPPGGEAGGHASHNALELTVKPLSADSVQVTWLCPRPAPSFRLSWLRLGSSAALGSITETLVPGERQQYLLTQLTPRSHYLICLLPLRSTSSHSGGSQRGQQQEKDTTDQTPVCSQIETGEALRPEGGDGGEDSDTEMAALPLAEIIGGATALVSLILIFGIFCWYGQRAGYVSGETDSYGVRGQRGVGKPYDDYVESGTKKDSSILEIRSPGFAMTPMMTHQPLQPKGGEDVTYVHTIFPSTHSNGTYRSNQSHNGIITQLGHTAGYGTNQGYREQGMIPDIDYTYT